In Mucilaginibacter celer, one DNA window encodes the following:
- a CDS encoding DUF4231 domain-containing protein, giving the protein MDKELFDKYVEERYQGQMKFYSDSSRKNQGKYRKFQWALIILSALTPVFAALSNFKFDFLCADSKAILNMLVIIVSVIVAILTTGLKTFSYQELWVTYRSTNELLKPEIYYYRFNVGPYGVAGVDKESLFVTRVEKILGAEHVNWPPAKQQTEGDGKQKPGEGGQQAGAEAGGQEVKPESQAGDNANPTTGEEKPGTGETEQQSTTGADESQTKGEDSTSDSGEKPAEPEGGA; this is encoded by the coding sequence ATGGACAAAGAGCTTTTTGACAAATATGTAGAGGAACGCTACCAGGGGCAAATGAAATTTTACAGCGATTCTTCCAGGAAGAACCAAGGTAAATACCGGAAATTTCAATGGGCGCTCATCATCCTCTCGGCATTAACGCCTGTTTTTGCAGCGTTAAGCAATTTTAAATTTGATTTTTTATGTGCTGACTCTAAAGCAATACTAAACATGCTGGTAATTATCGTATCGGTGATAGTGGCAATTTTAACAACCGGTTTAAAAACCTTTAGTTACCAGGAACTTTGGGTTACCTACAGATCGACCAACGAGCTGCTTAAGCCCGAAATATATTATTACCGTTTTAATGTTGGGCCTTATGGAGTAGCGGGAGTTGACAAAGAATCGCTTTTTGTTACCCGTGTAGAGAAAATTTTAGGTGCCGAGCATGTAAACTGGCCACCGGCCAAACAACAAACCGAAGGAGACGGAAAGCAGAAGCCGGGCGAGGGTGGGCAGCAAGCAGGAGCAGAGGCCGGCGGGCAGGAAGTTAAACCTGAAAGCCAGGCCGGCGATAATGCAAACCCAACTACAGGAGAAGAAAAGCCTGGTACCGGCGAAACCGAACAACAGTCAACAACCGGAGCTGATGAATCGCAAACTAAGGGCGAAGATTCAACAAGTGATAGTGGCGAAAAGCCGGCGGAACCTGAAGGAGGTGCTTAA
- a CDS encoding putative quinol monooxygenase, whose translation MEQQPVYVFAKWTVKQGELNTVLSLLAEVAQKSTAEEGNLFYNIHQSNTGPDTLILAEAYKDEAAVAAHRETAHFQNIVVGKIVPLLAEREVILTTRIDLG comes from the coding sequence ATGGAACAACAACCAGTTTATGTATTTGCCAAATGGACGGTAAAACAAGGCGAATTAAATACAGTACTCAGCCTGCTTGCCGAAGTAGCACAAAAAAGCACCGCCGAAGAAGGCAACCTGTTTTATAACATTCATCAAAGTAATACCGGGCCGGATACCCTGATACTGGCAGAGGCTTATAAAGATGAGGCTGCGGTAGCAGCACATCGTGAAACGGCGCACTTTCAAAATATTGTTGTTGGAAAAATCGTTCCGCTGCTGGCGGAACGGGAGGTGATTTTAACTACCCGGATTGATTTGGGGTAA
- a CDS encoding IS110 family transposase, producing the protein MAKETTFETVHQNVAGIDIGAEQIFVSPDGKEVVSFETFTSSYYACAVYLKERGVKKVAMEATGVYWIALYFLLEELGILVCLVNPKETKQVKGRKTDVRDCQWIQKLFSAGILRHSFIPQGKFMELRHLVRERLDIISMGSTYVNKMQKCLELMNIKLPEVLSQIHGTSGINMIKAILSGNRDSNYLLSLCDERIQKYKGEKVLKALEGRYNDTYLFMLEQNMQLWDIHQNQIKKIDGEISRLLDELSVDKEEVVTGKAKAVRHHAPKIPGLHATMARLYGVDLTSIPGINDYTALRLIGETGVDMSRFPTVKSFVNWLTLSPKSHRSGKMKKNVRGMPCNVAGQIFKQCAQSLLNSKNNAIGSFMRKLRGRKDSRIAIKAGARKLAIAYYNTLTKGTAYVEEGTKRYEDQLQRREMALLKKMAKKYNMQLSENQIAA; encoded by the coding sequence ATGGCAAAAGAAACGACTTTTGAAACAGTCCACCAAAATGTTGCAGGTATTGATATCGGTGCTGAGCAGATTTTTGTATCCCCTGATGGGAAAGAGGTGGTCAGCTTTGAAACCTTCACATCAAGTTATTATGCTTGTGCAGTGTATCTGAAAGAGAGAGGCGTAAAAAAGGTAGCAATGGAAGCCACAGGTGTTTACTGGATCGCTTTATACTTTCTGTTAGAAGAACTTGGCATATTGGTTTGCCTGGTCAACCCTAAAGAAACCAAACAGGTGAAAGGCAGAAAAACTGATGTAAGGGATTGCCAGTGGATCCAGAAGCTGTTTTCTGCCGGCATCCTCAGACATAGCTTTATCCCCCAGGGCAAGTTCATGGAACTTCGTCATTTGGTGCGGGAACGCCTGGATATCATCAGTATGGGCAGTACCTATGTTAACAAGATGCAGAAATGCCTGGAGTTGATGAACATCAAACTTCCGGAGGTACTTAGCCAGATCCATGGTACCAGCGGCATTAATATGATCAAAGCTATATTATCCGGGAACCGGGACAGCAACTATTTACTTAGCCTTTGTGATGAACGCATTCAAAAATATAAAGGTGAAAAAGTATTAAAAGCATTGGAAGGCCGGTATAATGATACCTATTTATTCATGCTTGAGCAGAACATGCAGCTTTGGGATATACACCAAAACCAAATAAAAAAGATAGACGGGGAGATTAGCCGCCTGTTGGACGAACTAAGTGTAGATAAAGAAGAGGTAGTTACAGGAAAAGCCAAAGCAGTACGGCATCATGCCCCAAAAATACCGGGGCTTCACGCCACTATGGCGCGCTTATACGGTGTTGACCTTACCAGCATTCCCGGGATAAATGATTATACGGCATTGCGGCTGATTGGGGAAACTGGTGTGGATATGAGCCGTTTTCCTACAGTTAAAAGCTTTGTAAACTGGTTAACCTTATCCCCTAAAAGTCATCGGAGCGGAAAAATGAAAAAGAATGTCAGGGGTATGCCTTGCAATGTTGCCGGGCAGATCTTTAAACAATGTGCCCAGTCATTATTGAATAGTAAGAATAATGCTATCGGTAGTTTCATGAGAAAGCTCCGTGGCCGTAAAGATTCGCGGATTGCTATAAAAGCCGGTGCCAGAAAGTTGGCCATTGCTTACTATAATACATTAACCAAAGGAACCGCATATGTTGAGGAAGGAACTAAACGCTACGAAGATCAATTGCAGAGAAGAGAAATGGCATTGTTGAAAAAAATGGCTAAAAAATACAATATGCAACTTTCTGAAAACCAAATAGCTGCATAA
- a CDS encoding leucine-rich repeat domain-containing protein codes for MKQYPFKFLRPYNKNEVAFFSGRDEEIARLYEMVFQSPVLLVYGASGTGKTSLIQCGLASKFAAHDWMDLPVRRGKDINQSLQKVLTDAGGQKNTSVTEPDWLSNFREKHTPASIEEADSGVTGAIKNIYLNCFKPLYLIFDQFEELYILGSKEEQTKFIRTVQQILLVEQPVKMIFSIREEFLGYLDEFERAVPQLTRKKLRVEPMNDAKVKQVIESATCAETSLVTIKPGEEAKVAKAIFEKLKITERAKTIQLPYLHVFLDRFYMAATGDESRETEVVFDLEKLNSQGKIGDILQKFLEEQVARISEKMLPDYSDFTQEMIWSIMSPFATLEGTKEPISKSNLYGRFPNCKPASIEIVIKEFDNSRIIRYDEDTDMYELMHDSLAKRIAEKRSKKEKDLLEAKSILKFKAARSNGMGEALSESDLFFIEPLLKDLKLSDTEIRLFTESKDAVQQQRKSEELRLRKYNNRLRMMLLASVVSCFVACFLGYEAYQAEKQARAVAKKNASLYQKAKISQENTKKLIASVYFYRDKIGLSKVEKNGKLLYGFINKDLKLVIPYKYTEAETFDDTGFAKVKRNGKQYLVDVEGNEYLASTSVDSLTDNTEALFLSDQDFKTFPEQIFDHANLKVLILSDCNLYELPPDIKKLTNLKLLDLAQNYFSKIPSAVLKLNNLVSLNISGNDLTEIPKDIDQLQKLRELQLYWNDKLKKLPPDLSNIKSLRWLDVSGTGVKETDTGIKTLLAANPKCKIIWKGNQAY; via the coding sequence ATGAAACAATACCCATTTAAATTTTTACGTCCTTATAACAAAAACGAGGTGGCTTTTTTTTCGGGCAGAGACGAGGAGATAGCCCGGCTTTATGAAATGGTTTTCCAATCGCCCGTTTTATTGGTTTATGGTGCATCTGGCACAGGCAAAACCAGCTTAATTCAATGCGGTCTTGCCAGCAAATTTGCAGCGCACGATTGGATGGATCTTCCCGTAAGGCGTGGCAAAGACATAAATCAGAGTTTGCAAAAGGTACTTACCGATGCCGGCGGGCAGAAGAACACCAGTGTGACAGAACCAGACTGGCTTAGTAATTTTAGGGAGAAGCACACACCTGCAAGCATTGAAGAAGCCGATAGCGGGGTTACCGGTGCCATTAAAAATATTTACCTCAACTGCTTTAAGCCACTATACCTTATTTTCGATCAATTTGAAGAGCTTTATATTTTGGGTTCGAAAGAGGAGCAAACCAAATTTATCCGTACGGTACAACAAATCCTTTTGGTTGAGCAGCCTGTTAAAATGATCTTCTCCATACGTGAAGAGTTTTTGGGTTATTTGGATGAGTTTGAGCGGGCGGTACCGCAACTTACCCGTAAAAAGCTAAGGGTGGAGCCGATGAATGACGCCAAAGTTAAACAGGTGATTGAGAGCGCTACCTGTGCAGAAACATCACTGGTAACCATCAAACCGGGCGAGGAAGCAAAAGTGGCGAAGGCAATTTTTGAAAAACTAAAAATCACCGAACGGGCTAAAACCATCCAGTTGCCTTATCTGCACGTATTTTTGGATAGATTTTACATGGCTGCTACGGGCGATGAGTCAAGGGAAACAGAAGTTGTTTTTGATTTAGAGAAACTTAACTCACAAGGTAAAATTGGAGATATACTTCAAAAGTTTTTGGAAGAACAAGTGGCCCGCATCAGCGAAAAAATGCTTCCTGACTATAGTGATTTCACACAGGAAATGATATGGAGCATCATGTCGCCTTTCGCCACACTTGAGGGCACCAAAGAGCCAATCAGCAAAAGCAATCTTTATGGCCGGTTTCCCAATTGTAAGCCGGCATCTATAGAGATCGTGATTAAAGAATTTGATAACAGCCGTATAATCCGCTATGACGAAGACACCGACATGTACGAACTGATGCATGATTCGCTTGCCAAACGCATTGCCGAAAAACGGAGCAAAAAGGAAAAGGATTTACTGGAGGCAAAAAGCATTTTAAAATTTAAAGCGGCACGTAGTAACGGAATGGGCGAAGCGCTATCTGAAAGCGATCTTTTTTTTATCGAACCGCTTCTAAAAGATTTGAAACTCTCGGACACAGAAATTCGCCTTTTTACGGAGAGCAAGGATGCCGTACAACAGCAAAGAAAATCGGAAGAATTACGGCTGCGCAAATATAATAACCGGTTAAGGATGATGCTTTTGGCTTCGGTGGTATCGTGTTTTGTAGCCTGTTTCCTGGGGTATGAAGCTTATCAGGCCGAAAAGCAGGCACGTGCTGTAGCAAAAAAAAATGCAAGTCTTTACCAAAAAGCCAAAATCTCGCAGGAGAACACCAAAAAGCTGATTGCATCCGTATATTTTTACCGGGATAAGATAGGCCTGTCAAAGGTGGAGAAAAACGGCAAATTACTATACGGCTTTATAAATAAAGATTTAAAGCTGGTAATTCCCTATAAATACACCGAAGCCGAAACCTTTGACGATACCGGCTTTGCCAAAGTTAAACGAAACGGAAAACAATACCTGGTTGATGTTGAAGGCAATGAATACCTTGCAAGTACCAGCGTAGATTCATTGACAGATAATACCGAAGCACTTTTTTTAAGCGATCAGGATTTTAAAACGTTTCCTGAACAGATTTTTGATCATGCTAATTTGAAAGTACTGATTTTATCCGATTGTAACCTTTATGAATTACCTCCGGATATAAAAAAGCTAACCAACCTGAAACTACTGGATCTGGCTCAAAATTACTTTAGCAAAATCCCCTCTGCTGTTTTGAAGTTAAATAATTTAGTGTCATTAAACATATCGGGTAACGATCTTACAGAGATCCCGAAAGATATTGACCAGCTTCAAAAACTGCGCGAACTGCAGCTATATTGGAACGACAAGCTGAAAAAACTCCCGCCCGATCTCAGCAATATAAAATCGCTGCGATGGCTTGATGTATCGGGTACAGGGGTGAAAGAAACAGATACAGGCATTAAAACGCTGTTGGCAGCTAACCCAAAATGCAAAATTATATGGAAAGGGAACCAGGCCTATTAA
- a CDS encoding type 1 glutamine amidotransferase domain-containing protein, giving the protein MKKNILIIVSNANAIGPNNRRTGTFLPEVAHPYAEFDKAGYQVDFASLTGDTPYLDALNLAADPDNLAFLTGKGWADMQKAKKLADVDVKAYDAVFVPGGLAPMVDMPEAPLLKKVIAETYERNAVVGAVCHGPVSLLNVKLNDGSYIVKGKNIASFTTAEEDHYARPDVPFDLQAALTAQGAIFHAAEPWAANSIADGNLVTGQNPASAKGVGEKMIAILENAKA; this is encoded by the coding sequence ATGAAAAAGAATATTTTAATCATCGTATCAAACGCTAACGCCATCGGCCCAAATAACAGGAGAACAGGTACCTTTTTACCCGAAGTAGCACATCCCTATGCCGAATTTGATAAAGCAGGTTACCAGGTTGATTTTGCCAGCCTGACAGGCGATACCCCATACCTCGACGCCCTTAACCTTGCCGCCGACCCCGATAACCTTGCATTTTTAACCGGTAAAGGCTGGGCCGATATGCAGAAAGCCAAAAAACTTGCCGATGTTGATGTAAAAGCCTATGATGCCGTTTTTGTTCCCGGCGGTTTGGCCCCAATGGTGGATATGCCCGAAGCCCCGCTGCTTAAAAAAGTAATTGCCGAAACCTACGAGCGTAATGCCGTGGTAGGCGCCGTTTGTCACGGTCCGGTATCGTTACTCAATGTAAAACTAAACGATGGCTCATACATAGTAAAGGGCAAAAATATAGCCTCGTTTACCACTGCCGAAGAGGATCATTATGCAAGGCCCGATGTGCCCTTTGATTTACAGGCGGCTTTAACGGCCCAGGGCGCTATATTCCACGCAGCCGAACCATGGGCAGCCAACAGCATTGCCGATGGTAATTTGGTAACAGGCCAAAACCCTGCATCAGCCAAAGGTGTTGGTGAAAAAATGATCGCTATTTTAGAAAACGCTAAAGCTTAA
- the surE gene encoding 5'/3'-nucleotidase SurE, which yields MKVNKPTILVVNDDGITAPGIKALMDAMAVIGRVVVVAPDSPQSGMGHAITIGKPLRLDKVDIYEGIEMYRCSGTPVDCVKLAVNKIFKGQKPDLCVSGINHGLNNSINVLYSGTMSAAVEGAIEGIPSIGFSLDDYTLQADFEPCIKYVKEVALQVLANGLPQATLLNVNFPNAKAIKGLKICRQAAAKWAEEFDERVDPHKRPYYWLTGVFQLNDGGEDTDVWALEHGYASVVPVQFDMTAHHAIPYLNNWKFNV from the coding sequence ATGAAAGTTAACAAACCAACCATACTTGTTGTTAATGACGATGGCATTACCGCACCGGGCATCAAAGCCCTGATGGATGCCATGGCCGTAATAGGCCGCGTAGTTGTGGTTGCTCCGGATAGCCCGCAATCGGGCATGGGGCATGCCATTACCATAGGCAAACCGTTAAGGCTGGATAAGGTGGATATTTACGAGGGCATTGAAATGTACCGTTGCTCGGGTACCCCGGTTGATTGCGTTAAACTGGCCGTTAACAAAATTTTTAAAGGGCAAAAGCCCGATCTGTGTGTATCAGGCATTAATCATGGTTTAAATAATTCAATCAATGTGCTGTATTCCGGCACCATGTCGGCAGCGGTTGAGGGAGCTATCGAGGGAATCCCATCGATAGGTTTTTCGTTAGATGATTATACTTTACAGGCCGATTTTGAGCCTTGTATTAAATATGTAAAAGAAGTTGCCCTGCAGGTACTGGCTAATGGTTTACCGCAGGCCACCTTGCTTAATGTAAACTTCCCCAATGCTAAGGCAATAAAAGGCCTTAAAATATGCCGCCAGGCCGCCGCCAAATGGGCCGAAGAATTTGATGAGCGCGTTGATCCGCATAAGCGCCCGTATTACTGGCTCACCGGTGTATTCCAGTTGAACGACGGCGGCGAGGATACCGATGTTTGGGCTTTGGAGCACGGCTATGCCTCGGTTGTACCGGTGCAGTTTGATATGACTGCCCACCACGCCATCCCGTATTTAAACAACTGGAAGTTTAACGTATAA
- a CDS encoding Crp/Fnr family transcriptional regulator, whose product MDKLRKHIEEVTPLTDDEFEHIKTFFTLKRVKKHQYLSQEGDEAKFEYLILSGIFRMFHLDGDGKEHIVQFAGENWWMADYQAYFKAKKADLYITCMEDAEVLCLTLEGREKLSAEMHKMEHFFRVKLTNGFVALQRRIISLLAGNPQQRYEEFGRLYPHLMQQIPKKYIAEYLGVSRETLSRLYAK is encoded by the coding sequence ATGGATAAACTAAGAAAACATATTGAAGAAGTTACTCCCCTTACTGATGACGAGTTTGAGCATATAAAAACTTTCTTTACCCTAAAAAGGGTTAAAAAACATCAGTACCTGAGCCAGGAGGGCGACGAGGCTAAATTTGAATATCTTATTCTCTCGGGCATCTTCAGGATGTTTCACCTGGATGGCGATGGCAAAGAGCACATTGTGCAGTTTGCAGGCGAAAACTGGTGGATGGCCGATTACCAGGCCTATTTTAAAGCAAAAAAGGCCGATTTGTATATAACCTGTATGGAAGATGCCGAAGTACTTTGCCTCACCCTTGAAGGCCGCGAAAAACTATCGGCCGAAATGCATAAAATGGAACACTTTTTCAGGGTAAAACTTACGAACGGTTTTGTGGCATTGCAGCGCCGCATTATCTCATTACTTGCCGGTAATCCCCAACAGCGATATGAGGAGTTTGGGCGCCTGTACCCGCACCTTATGCAGCAAATTCCTAAAAAATATATTGCCGAATACCTCGGCGTAAGCCGCGAAACCCTGAGCCGACTATACGCTAAATAA
- a CDS encoding nucleoside deaminase — MMDTDLHKPFMDRCLELAMVAMLEGESPVGSVVVNNGRIIGEGCEKSRQLKDVTRHAEVVAILDALQKNESCEGAILYSNVEPCILCSYVLRHHKIAKVVFSKYCGELGGTNEEFNIITTDKITKWAEPPAIIVYGGK; from the coding sequence ATGATGGATACAGATTTACATAAACCATTTATGGATCGCTGCCTGGAGCTGGCAATGGTGGCCATGCTGGAAGGTGAAAGCCCGGTTGGCAGCGTTGTAGTGAACAATGGCCGCATTATTGGCGAGGGCTGCGAAAAAAGCCGCCAGCTTAAGGATGTTACCCGCCATGCCGAAGTAGTTGCCATTTTAGATGCCCTGCAAAAAAACGAAAGCTGTGAAGGAGCTATACTGTATTCAAATGTTGAGCCCTGCATCTTGTGCTCGTACGTGCTGAGGCATCATAAAATAGCCAAAGTAGTATTCAGTAAATATTGCGGTGAGCTTGGCGGCACTAATGAGGAATTTAATATTATAACTACGGATAAGATAACCAAATGGGCAGAGCCTCCCGCTATTATTGTTTACGGTGGCAAATAG
- the lpxB gene encoding lipid-A-disaccharide synthase → MKYYLVAGEASGDLHGANLMKALKTLDAQADFRFFGGDLMQAEGGTLVKHYADMAFMGFVEVIANLQTILKNLKSCKQDLSAYQPDVLILIDFPGFNLKIAEYAKAQGILVCYYISPKVWAWNQKRVLKIKRIVDHLFCILPFEVAFYKEWGMDVDYVGNPLLDAVSAFVPDPDFLQKNNLAGKNIIALLPGSRKQEISRLLPDMVQAAAKFPEYQFVIAGAPSFQPDYYIQYLNGAAIPVVFNATYNLLNHARAAVVASGTATLETALLNVPQVVVYKGGTISIAIARMLVKLKFISLVNLIMDKAVVKELIQEDCTAEKIGKELDLLLNDAAYRQTMLAGYDELDIRMGQPGASAKTAGLIVKYMTK, encoded by the coding sequence ATGAAATACTACCTGGTAGCCGGCGAAGCTTCGGGCGATTTGCACGGGGCTAACCTCATGAAAGCCCTCAAAACCCTCGACGCGCAGGCCGATTTCCGTTTTTTTGGCGGCGACCTGATGCAGGCCGAAGGCGGCACGCTGGTAAAGCATTATGCCGATATGGCCTTTATGGGTTTTGTGGAGGTAATTGCCAACTTGCAAACCATTCTTAAAAACCTGAAATCGTGCAAGCAGGATCTCTCGGCATACCAACCGGATGTGTTGATCCTGATAGATTTTCCCGGCTTCAACCTTAAAATAGCCGAATATGCCAAGGCGCAGGGCATTTTGGTTTGCTACTATATCTCGCCCAAAGTTTGGGCCTGGAACCAGAAGCGGGTATTAAAAATTAAACGGATTGTTGATCACCTGTTCTGCATTTTGCCTTTTGAGGTAGCTTTTTATAAAGAGTGGGGCATGGATGTTGATTATGTTGGCAATCCGCTGCTTGATGCTGTTTCGGCATTTGTCCCGGACCCGGATTTTCTACAAAAAAACAACCTTGCCGGTAAAAACATTATAGCCTTGTTGCCCGGCAGCCGTAAACAGGAAATAAGCCGCCTGTTGCCGGATATGGTACAGGCCGCAGCAAAATTCCCCGAATATCAATTTGTAATTGCCGGTGCGCCGTCGTTTCAGCCTGATTACTACATTCAATATTTAAACGGAGCTGCTATCCCGGTGGTTTTTAACGCAACGTACAACTTGTTAAATCATGCCCGGGCGGCAGTAGTAGCTTCGGGCACAGCAACACTCGAAACAGCCTTGCTGAATGTGCCGCAGGTAGTTGTTTATAAAGGCGGCACTATAAGCATTGCCATAGCCCGTATGCTGGTGAAGCTGAAATTTATATCGCTGGTAAACCTGATTATGGATAAGGCAGTGGTGAAAGAGTTGATCCAGGAAGATTGCACGGCCGAAAAAATTGGTAAAGAACTTGATCTGCTGCTCAATGATGCTGCCTATCGCCAAACTATGCTGGCCGGTTACGATGAGCTTGATATACGGATGGGGCAACCGGGGGCATCGGCAAAAACCGCAGGGCTGATTGTGAAGTACATGACTAAATAA
- a CDS encoding M1 family metallopeptidase translates to MKKIYTAFFYTLLAAVGFTGTATAQLNHHPANQPYYHATAEKVSDLIDTRLDVKFDFQHAYLNGKEWATFKPHFYPTDSIRLDAKGMDIKTVGIMQQGKVLPLKYRYEDSLQLVINLNKTYTAKEQYTLFIEYTAKPDLLHDKPGFKLDGKGLYFVNPQGKEAGKPTQVWTQGEAESSSCWFPTIDKPDQKTTEQISMTVPAKYTTLSNGLLISQKNNADGTRTDTWKQSLPHCPYLFMMAVGEFKVYKDKWRNKEVSYYLEPAYAPYAKQIFGQTPEMMELYSKALGVDFPWEKYAQVVVRDYPLGAMENSSATLHGEYVQKTPWDLIDDPNGSGGTTIAHELFHQWFGDLVTCESWSNETLNESFAVFGEKYWNERKYGKDDGDAKRYDELQAYLNNGTAYKQPLVAFVYADEDGINGANIYDKGGLVLNMLRHYLGDDAFFKGLGLYLKSNAFKNGEVHQLRLAMEEISGKDLNWFFNQWYYGAGHPVLDLSYQWDAAAHQQKVFISQKQDGQIFKVPVEIDLYINGKATRKQVWLSGKNDTLSFDCAAKPELVNVDADKVLLAKKTDHKTLDEFNYQYHHAPLYLDRLEALNVAIGQQTTKAGMDIVLSALKDKYHGLQIKAIRALKMDSVEIRKPAQSILADLAMHDVNYPVRAAAINALGKTKTVAYIDIYQSSLASPSYTVKGAALNALNAFSPTDAFIAAKTLAADSKGQLQQAVINVYANSGSDAEWPFVIDAYKKGSVQNKFDLVVRGPLAQMIGRLKNSQYAQDGITAIRDLAVSYKRYGIAPKLITALQQIAEDRKKLGDNDSAKAAEDAVKAINEAKG, encoded by the coding sequence ATGAAGAAAATTTACACCGCCTTTTTTTATACCTTACTCGCGGCTGTTGGCTTTACAGGCACGGCAACAGCCCAGCTTAATCATCATCCGGCAAACCAACCATACTATCACGCTACTGCCGAAAAGGTCAGTGATTTGATAGATACCCGGCTTGATGTGAAGTTTGATTTTCAGCACGCTTATTTGAATGGAAAAGAGTGGGCTACCTTTAAACCTCATTTTTATCCTACCGATTCGATAAGGCTTGATGCCAAGGGGATGGATATTAAAACCGTAGGCATTATGCAGCAGGGCAAGGTGCTCCCGCTTAAATACCGCTATGAGGATAGCCTGCAGTTGGTTATCAACCTAAATAAAACTTATACAGCAAAAGAGCAGTACACTTTATTTATCGAATACACCGCCAAACCCGATTTGCTGCACGATAAACCGGGTTTTAAACTGGATGGCAAAGGCTTGTATTTTGTAAACCCACAGGGCAAAGAGGCCGGCAAACCAACCCAGGTGTGGACGCAGGGCGAAGCCGAAAGCTCATCGTGCTGGTTCCCCACCATTGATAAACCCGACCAGAAAACAACCGAGCAGATCAGCATGACGGTGCCGGCTAAATATACCACGCTATCAAACGGTTTACTCATCAGCCAAAAAAATAACGCAGATGGTACCCGCACCGATACCTGGAAACAATCGCTGCCGCATTGCCCGTATTTGTTTATGATGGCCGTTGGCGAGTTTAAAGTGTATAAAGATAAATGGCGTAACAAAGAGGTTTCGTACTATCTGGAACCTGCTTACGCGCCTTATGCCAAACAAATTTTCGGGCAAACGCCAGAAATGATGGAGCTGTATTCGAAAGCGCTTGGTGTTGATTTCCCCTGGGAGAAATACGCGCAGGTAGTTGTTCGCGATTATCCGTTGGGCGCTATGGAAAACAGTTCGGCCACTTTGCACGGCGAATATGTGCAGAAAACTCCATGGGATTTAATCGACGACCCGAACGGATCGGGTGGTACAACCATCGCCCACGAACTTTTTCACCAATGGTTTGGCGACCTGGTAACCTGCGAAAGCTGGAGCAACGAAACGCTTAATGAGTCGTTCGCTGTGTTTGGCGAAAAATATTGGAACGAGCGCAAATACGGCAAAGACGATGGTGATGCCAAACGTTATGATGAACTGCAGGCCTATCTTAACAATGGCACTGCCTATAAGCAACCCCTTGTTGCCTTTGTTTATGCCGATGAAGATGGCATTAACGGCGCCAATATTTATGATAAAGGCGGCCTGGTTTTAAATATGCTACGCCATTACCTTGGCGATGATGCCTTTTTTAAAGGATTAGGCCTATATCTGAAAAGCAATGCTTTTAAAAACGGCGAAGTACATCAGCTAAGGCTGGCCATGGAAGAGATTTCGGGCAAAGACCTGAACTGGTTTTTTAACCAATGGTATTACGGTGCCGGTCATCCTGTGCTTGATCTCAGTTATCAATGGGATGCTGCCGCTCATCAGCAAAAAGTATTTATCAGCCAGAAACAGGACGGGCAGATATTTAAAGTACCTGTTGAAATTGATTTATATATCAACGGAAAAGCTACCCGCAAACAAGTTTGGCTTTCAGGTAAAAACGATACACTAAGCTTTGATTGTGCCGCTAAACCAGAGTTGGTTAATGTGGATGCCGATAAGGTATTGCTTGCCAAAAAAACAGATCATAAAACGCTTGATGAGTTTAATTATCAATACCACCACGCCCCGCTTTACCTGGATAGATTAGAGGCATTGAATGTGGCTATAGGCCAGCAAACCACAAAGGCAGGGATGGATATTGTACTCTCAGCATTAAAAGATAAGTACCACGGCTTACAGATAAAAGCCATCAGGGCACTTAAAATGGATAGCGTTGAGATCAGGAAACCGGCGCAATCAATTCTGGCCGACCTGGCTATGCATGATGTAAACTATCCGGTACGTGCGGCTGCTATCAACGCTTTGGGTAAAACCAAAACGGTAGCTTATATTGATATTTACCAGTCATCGCTGGCCAGCCCTTCATATACAGTTAAAGGGGCTGCACTGAATGCGTTAAATGCATTTTCGCCAACAGATGCTTTCATAGCAGCTAAAACTTTAGCCGCTGATAGTAAAGGGCAGCTGCAACAGGCGGTTATCAATGTATATGCCAACAGTGGTTCGGACGCAGAATGGCCTTTTGTAATTGATGCTTACAAAAAAGGTTCGGTACAAAACAAATTTGATCTGGTGGTTCGCGGGCCCTTGGCGCAAATGATAGGCCGCCTTAAAAATAGTCAATACGCGCAGGACGGCATTACAGCCATTCGCGATCTGGCCGTCAGTTATAAAAGATATGGCATAGCGCCAAAGCTGATCACTGCTTTGCAGCAAATTGCCGAAGATCGTAAAAAGCTTGGCGATAACGACTCGGCCAAAGCTGCCGAAGATGCTGTTAAAGCAATCAACGAAGCCAAAGGATAA